From a single Streptomyces cinnamoneus genomic region:
- a CDS encoding molybdopterin oxidoreductase family protein, with the protein MTTTDTHCPYCALQCGMRLRRARPGTPAGAPSVEVDERPGFPVNEGALCGKGRTAPAVLARAARLTAPLVRDPRSGELCETSWERALDRVAAGLRESADRHGREAVGVFGGGGLTNEKAYLLGKFARVVLRTPNIDYNGRFCMASAAAAHRAAFGVDRGLPFPLEDVATTGCVILVGANPAETMPPALRYFTRMRAVGGRLIVVDPRRTRTAEHADLHLRPAPGTDLALALGLLHLVIADGRLDEEFIAARTTGFEQARAAAMAHWPERVEQITGVPVPAMREAARLFAAAPTGMVLTARGAEQHSKGTDTVRAWINLCLATGKAGRPGSGYGALTGQGNGQGGREHGQKADQLPGYRSLTDPAARAHVARVWGVDPADLPGPGASAYELLDRAGTAAGVRALLVMGSNPVVSAPHAAHVTERLTALDFLAVSDVVLSETAELADVVLPAAQWAEETGTTTNLEGRVILRQAALPPPDGVRTDLTVLRELAARLGHGQGFPDDPEEVFDELRRASAGGPADYAGITYARVRAENGVFWPCPGTTHPGTPRLFLDRFATADGRARFAAVTHRPAAEEPDADYPLHLTTGRVTAQYQSGAQTRRVPELNAAAPGPFVEVHPRLAERLGVTEGELLSVTSRRGRSLAPARITGTIRPDTVFMPFHWAGPGRANTVTNPALDPESKMPEFKVCAVRVEKAAPAGRERSAAS; encoded by the coding sequence ATGACGACGACCGACACCCACTGCCCCTACTGCGCGTTGCAGTGCGGCATGCGACTGCGCCGGGCCAGGCCCGGCACGCCGGCCGGGGCACCGTCGGTGGAGGTGGACGAACGCCCCGGCTTCCCCGTCAACGAGGGGGCACTGTGCGGCAAGGGCCGCACCGCCCCCGCCGTCCTGGCCCGCGCCGCCCGCCTGACCGCCCCGCTGGTCCGCGACCCGCGCAGCGGGGAACTGTGCGAGACGTCGTGGGAGCGGGCCCTGGACCGGGTCGCGGCCGGTCTGCGCGAGAGCGCCGACCGCCACGGCCGGGAAGCGGTGGGCGTCTTCGGCGGGGGCGGCCTGACCAACGAGAAGGCCTACCTGCTGGGGAAGTTCGCCCGCGTCGTGCTGCGCACCCCGAACATCGACTACAACGGCCGCTTCTGCATGGCGTCCGCGGCCGCCGCGCACCGCGCCGCCTTCGGCGTCGACCGGGGCCTGCCGTTCCCCCTGGAGGACGTCGCCACCACCGGGTGCGTCATCCTCGTCGGCGCCAACCCCGCCGAGACCATGCCGCCCGCGCTGCGCTACTTCACCCGGATGCGCGCGGTCGGCGGCCGCCTGATCGTCGTCGACCCCCGGCGCACCCGTACGGCCGAGCACGCCGACCTCCACCTGCGGCCGGCGCCCGGCACCGACCTGGCCCTGGCTCTGGGGCTGTTGCACCTGGTCATCGCCGACGGCCGGCTGGACGAGGAGTTCATCGCCGCCCGCACCACCGGCTTCGAGCAGGCACGGGCGGCGGCCATGGCCCACTGGCCCGAGCGCGTCGAGCAGATCACCGGGGTGCCCGTGCCCGCGATGCGTGAGGCGGCCCGGCTGTTCGCCGCCGCCCCCACCGGCATGGTCCTCACCGCACGCGGCGCCGAGCAGCACAGCAAGGGCACCGACACCGTGCGGGCGTGGATCAACCTGTGCCTGGCCACCGGCAAGGCCGGGCGACCCGGCAGCGGCTACGGCGCCCTGACCGGCCAGGGCAACGGACAAGGCGGCCGCGAGCACGGGCAGAAGGCCGACCAGCTGCCCGGCTACCGCTCCCTGACCGACCCTGCCGCCCGCGCCCACGTCGCCCGGGTCTGGGGAGTGGACCCGGCGGACCTGCCCGGACCGGGCGCGTCCGCCTACGAGCTGCTCGACCGCGCGGGCACCGCCGCCGGCGTACGGGCCCTGCTGGTCATGGGGTCGAACCCGGTCGTCTCCGCACCGCACGCCGCGCACGTCACCGAGCGCCTCACGGCGCTGGACTTCCTCGCCGTCAGCGACGTCGTCCTCTCCGAGACCGCCGAACTGGCCGACGTCGTCCTGCCCGCCGCCCAGTGGGCCGAGGAGACCGGCACCACCACCAACCTGGAGGGCCGGGTCATCCTCCGCCAAGCAGCCCTCCCGCCCCCCGACGGCGTCCGCACCGACCTCACCGTCCTCAGGGAGCTGGCGGCCCGGCTGGGCCACGGGCAGGGCTTCCCCGACGACCCCGAGGAGGTCTTCGACGAACTGCGGCGCGCCTCCGCCGGAGGCCCCGCCGACTACGCCGGCATCACCTACGCGCGCGTCCGGGCGGAGAACGGTGTCTTCTGGCCCTGCCCCGGCACCACCCACCCCGGCACGCCGCGCCTGTTCCTCGACCGCTTCGCCACCGCCGACGGCCGGGCCCGCTTCGCCGCCGTCACCCACCGGCCGGCCGCCGAGGAACCCGACGCCGACTACCCGCTGCACCTGACCACCGGCCGCGTCACCGCCCAGTACCAGAGCGGCGCCCAGACCCGGCGGGTCCCCGAGCTGAACGCGGCCGCCCCCGGCCCCTTCGTCGAGGTCCACCCCCGCCTCGCCGAGCGCCTCGGCGTCACCGAGGGCGAGCTGCTGTCGGTCACCAGCCGGCGCGGCCGCTCCCTGGCCCCGGCCAGGATCACCGGCACCATCCGCCCCGACACCGTCTTCATGCCCTTCCACTGGGCCGGCCCCGGCCGGGCCAACACCGTCACCAACCCCGCCCTGGACCCGGAGTCGAAGATGCCCGAATTCAAGGTCTGCGCCGTACGGGTGGAGAAGGCCGCGCCCGCCGGGCGGGAACGGAGCGCCGCCTCATGA